The Sulfitobacter donghicola DSW-25 = KCTC 12864 = JCM 14565 genome has a segment encoding these proteins:
- a CDS encoding adenylate kinase — translation MNIILLGPPGAGKGTQAQKLVEGRNMVQLSTGDMLRAARTSGTEMGNKVAAVMDAGNLVTDEIVIGLIREQLEAGGDHGGFIFDGFPRTLAQADALGSLMEEMGQTLDHAIELQVNDEILVERILGRAAEAIAAGGTARADDNEESLKTRLMAYYKQTSPLIGYYHAKGDLKGVDGLGSMEAVAGEIAAILG, via the coding sequence ATGAACATTATTCTTCTCGGACCCCCAGGCGCGGGCAAAGGTACACAAGCACAAAAACTGGTTGAAGGCCGGAACATGGTTCAGCTTTCCACAGGCGACATGCTGCGCGCAGCCCGTACATCAGGTACCGAGATGGGTAATAAAGTTGCGGCTGTCATGGACGCCGGCAACCTTGTGACAGATGAGATCGTGATCGGCCTGATCCGTGAACAGCTTGAGGCAGGCGGCGACCACGGTGGTTTCATCTTTGACGGGTTCCCGCGCACGCTGGCACAGGCTGACGCGCTTGGCTCATTGATGGAAGAGATGGGCCAGACATTGGACCACGCCATTGAATTGCAGGTAAACGACGAGATCCTCGTCGAACGCATCCTTGGCCGCGCAGCAGAAGCCATTGCCGCTGGTGGCACTGCACGTGCCGACGACAATGAAGAAAGCCTCAAGACGCGCCTGATGGCCTACTACAAACAGACTTCTCCGCTGATCGGTTACTACCACGCTAAAGGCGACCTCAAAGGCGTAGACGGTCTTGGCTCTATGGAAGCGGTTGCAGGCGAAATCGCCGCAATTCTTGGTTAA
- the betC gene encoding choline-sulfatase, with protein MTSPNILFIQVDQLTAASLRAYGDTVCHAPNLDRLAETGTVFETAYCNFPLCAPSRFSMASGQLCSTIKAFDNAAEMPASIPTYAHYLRAAGYQTALSGKMHFIGPDQYHGFEKRLTPDLYPADFSWVPYWGDEGKRDTNDQRSVLVSGVCERSVQIDFDEMVTAQAIQHLYNLARSDDTRPFFLQVSYTHPHEPYLCRKEYWDLYEGVDIPLPSVPALPAEEHDAHAQRLLADFNMLDMQFADEDIARARRAYYGSISYIDEMIGQLFKTLDAIGKAEETAIIFTSDHGEMLGERGMWFKKHFYERALQVPLLMKLPGQTPERVATPASLVDILPTFMGIATGAPWQSGIETLEGHDLTQASASNPQLDRPVFAEYLAEATPTPILMIRKGSFKFIYSRVDPALMFDLSTDPDERHNLAADPDHADRVAEFEKLVAEKWDIDTLTADIVESQKRRRLIVEGYKSGIKPRWNHAEEATDEVIWYRGEGGYNEWAFSFLPVKMTGN; from the coding sequence ATGACGTCGCCTAACATCTTGTTCATTCAGGTAGACCAACTGACAGCCGCATCGCTGCGCGCCTATGGCGACACGGTCTGTCACGCCCCCAATCTGGACCGCCTTGCCGAAACCGGCACGGTGTTCGAGACAGCCTACTGCAACTTTCCGCTATGCGCGCCATCACGGTTTTCGATGGCATCAGGGCAACTTTGTTCGACCATAAAGGCCTTTGATAATGCGGCCGAAATGCCTGCGTCGATCCCGACTTATGCGCATTATTTACGGGCCGCTGGGTACCAGACCGCTCTGTCGGGCAAAATGCATTTCATTGGGCCCGATCAGTACCACGGATTTGAAAAACGCCTAACCCCAGACCTATATCCAGCCGATTTTAGCTGGGTGCCCTATTGGGGGGATGAAGGCAAACGCGATACAAATGACCAGAGGTCCGTATTGGTTTCAGGCGTCTGCGAGCGTTCGGTCCAGATTGATTTTGACGAAATGGTTACGGCACAGGCGATCCAGCACCTCTATAATCTGGCCCGCTCAGATGACACGCGGCCGTTCTTTTTACAGGTGTCATACACCCATCCACATGAGCCCTATCTATGCCGAAAGGAATATTGGGACCTATATGAAGGCGTAGACATCCCCCTGCCTTCCGTTCCAGCGCTACCAGCCGAAGAACATGACGCCCACGCCCAGCGTTTGCTGGCTGATTTCAACATGCTGGATATGCAATTTGCAGACGAAGACATCGCACGCGCACGCCGCGCCTATTACGGGTCGATCAGCTATATTGATGAGATGATCGGCCAACTGTTCAAAACACTGGACGCCATAGGCAAAGCGGAAGAAACCGCCATCATCTTTACGTCGGACCACGGCGAAATGTTGGGCGAACGTGGTATGTGGTTTAAAAAGCACTTTTACGAACGCGCGCTACAGGTGCCTTTGCTGATGAAACTGCCTGGGCAAACTCCTGAGCGCGTGGCGACTCCTGCGTCGCTTGTGGATATTTTGCCAACCTTTATGGGGATCGCCACAGGCGCCCCATGGCAGAGCGGAATCGAGACGCTAGAGGGCCATGACCTAACCCAAGCATCCGCAAGTAACCCCCAACTAGATCGCCCTGTTTTTGCAGAGTATCTGGCCGAAGCAACTCCAACGCCGATCCTGATGATCCGCAAAGGCTCGTTCAAATTCATCTACTCCAGAGTCGACCCTGCATTGATGTTTGATCTATCAACAGACCCTGACGAACGGCACAACCTTGCCGCCGATCCAGATCATGCAGATCGCGTGGCTGAGTTTGAAAAACTTGTCGCAGAAAAGTGGGACATAGACACACTCACAGCGGATATTGTCGAAAGCCAAAAACGCCGCCGTTTGATCGTGGAGGGCTATAAATCGGGCATCAAGCCACGGTGGAACCATGCAGAAGAAGCAACCGACGAGGTCATATGGTATCGCGGTGAAGGGGGCTATAACGAATGGGCGTTTTCGTTCCTTCCCGTCAAAATGACGGGGAATTGA
- a CDS encoding ABC transporter permease, which yields MDLWNIFDKEWVPVGTWVETALQWVVDNFRFIFQAIKVPFDIVLTGLEDGLTGAPDLLMLALIVLVGWQAGGRKLAMVTGASMIAIGLMGAWEESMVTLSIVLTCVIFCSMIGIPLGILAARNDRFWTVLRPFLDLMQTIPSFVYLVPIVMLFSIGNVSGVIVTFIYALPPVVRLTNLGIRQVREDMVEAARAFGASQRQTLYKVELPLAMPTIMAGVNQTIMMALSMVVVASMISVTGLGQMVLRGIGRLDMGIATVGGLGIVFLAIVIDRISQSFGVSARDRGHKKWYEIGPVGAIRKLTGKG from the coding sequence ATGGATCTCTGGAATATCTTTGATAAAGAATGGGTGCCTGTTGGCACTTGGGTAGAAACCGCCCTGCAATGGGTTGTCGATAATTTCAGGTTTATCTTTCAAGCCATCAAAGTCCCGTTCGACATCGTTTTGACCGGCCTAGAGGACGGATTGACCGGCGCGCCAGATCTTCTGATGCTTGCGCTTATTGTGCTTGTCGGTTGGCAGGCAGGCGGGCGTAAGCTGGCGATGGTCACTGGGGCTTCGATGATTGCGATCGGTCTGATGGGCGCTTGGGAAGAAAGCATGGTCACCCTGTCCATCGTTCTGACCTGCGTCATATTCTGTTCGATGATCGGCATTCCCTTGGGCATTTTAGCCGCGCGGAATGATCGTTTTTGGACGGTTTTGCGCCCCTTCCTTGATCTCATGCAGACGATCCCGTCGTTTGTATATCTGGTGCCCATCGTCATGCTGTTTTCTATTGGCAATGTGTCGGGCGTGATTGTGACCTTCATCTATGCGTTGCCGCCAGTGGTGCGCCTGACCAATCTGGGCATTCGCCAAGTGCGCGAAGACATGGTCGAGGCCGCGCGCGCATTTGGCGCAAGCCAGCGTCAGACGCTTTATAAGGTCGAACTGCCCCTTGCCATGCCAACAATTATGGCAGGGGTAAACCAGACGATCATGATGGCATTGTCGATGGTTGTTGTGGCTTCCATGATCTCGGTTACAGGGCTGGGTCAAATGGTTCTGCGCGGCATTGGCCGTCTGGATATGGGCATCGCGACAGTGGGCGGCCTGGGCATTGTGTTCCTTGCCATTGTTATCGACCGGATCAGCCAAAGCTTTGGTGTGTCGGCCCGCGATCGCGGTCACAAAAAATGGTACGAGATCGGGCCCGTTGGCGCGATCCGTAAATTAACAGGTAAAGGATAA
- a CDS encoding quaternary amine ABC transporter ATP-binding protein: protein MADVEIECRNLWKIYGAREKEALEAVQSEGLSKEEVRDRFNCVLGVRNASFSVNKGEIFCIMGLSGSGKSTLVRHINRLIEPTAGEIHVAGHRVDTMGEAELRKLRAESIGMVFQHMALWPHRSLAENVGFGLEVRDVPLEKRRKAAEEALAAMDLQGWEDHYPDQLSGGMQQRVGLARALAADPDILLMDEPFSALDPLIRRQLQDQFLELSRKLKKTTVFITHDLDEAIRMGDQIAIMNDGVIVQTGTPEEIVTNPKDDYVAEFVKGISRVNLVRAKTIMSPLEWQSPTAKTVPLDCELSEIMDQFMDDQTPVTVLDTGNKPAGIITIADALRALRG from the coding sequence ATGGCCGACGTAGAAATTGAATGCCGTAATCTTTGGAAGATTTACGGCGCACGGGAAAAAGAAGCTCTTGAGGCCGTTCAAAGTGAAGGCCTGTCAAAAGAGGAAGTCCGTGACCGCTTTAACTGTGTTCTAGGGGTACGGAACGCAAGCTTTAGCGTGAATAAGGGTGAGATTTTTTGCATCATGGGGCTGTCAGGTTCGGGCAAGTCTACCTTGGTTCGCCACATCAACCGTTTGATCGAACCGACAGCGGGCGAAATTCACGTAGCCGGCCACCGTGTTGACACCATGGGCGAAGCTGAGTTGCGTAAGCTGCGCGCGGAATCGATCGGAATGGTGTTCCAGCACATGGCCCTTTGGCCGCATCGCTCCCTTGCTGAAAATGTCGGCTTTGGCCTTGAGGTGCGCGACGTGCCTTTGGAAAAACGCCGTAAAGCCGCCGAAGAGGCGCTGGCCGCGATGGATCTGCAAGGGTGGGAAGATCACTATCCCGACCAATTGTCAGGCGGTATGCAGCAGCGTGTTGGCCTTGCCCGTGCCTTGGCTGCGGACCCTGATATTTTGCTGATGGATGAACCTTTTTCCGCGCTTGATCCGCTGATCAGGCGCCAGTTGCAGGACCAGTTTCTTGAGCTCTCCAGAAAGCTGAAAAAGACCACCGTGTTTATCACACATGACTTGGACGAAGCGATCCGTATGGGCGATCAAATCGCCATTATGAACGATGGTGTCATCGTGCAAACAGGCACCCCAGAAGAGATCGTTACAAACCCCAAGGATGATTATGTTGCTGAATTTGTAAAAGGCATCAGCCGCGTTAACTTGGTCCGTGCAAAAACCATAATGTCTCCTTTGGAGTGGCAAAGCCCCACAGCCAAAACCGTGCCGCTAGACTGTGAGTTAAGCGAGATCATGGATCAGTTTATGGACGATCAAACGCCTGTCACCGTTCTTGATACTGGCAATAAACCCGCAGGAATTATCACCATTGCCGACGCATTACGTGCGTTGCGCGGATAG
- the proX gene encoding glycine betaine/L-proline ABC transporter substrate-binding protein ProX, with protein sequence MKRLTVTAALAALTISSSAFAQDMPGKGVTVEPIKGTPANAWFQHMVVQLGLEALGYEVDETREADFPALHLAVSSGDASYTVNHWQPLHNQFYDKSGGDAVMVREHAVITGAGQGFFMDKKTAEANGITSIQQLSDPAVAALFDSNGDGKANLSGCNPGWGCEIKIEEHLDNLDLRDTVHHDQGSYFAIMADTITRYNEGAPIIYYTWTPNWISDVLVPGTDVVQIGVQAADAAMDVGFAINDVYVVANKEFMEDNPAAAAFLNSVEIPLGAVNAAQVKLRDGEDTLEDFRRHAEDWVAANQAQFDTWVSEAAKAAK encoded by the coding sequence ATGAAAAGGCTAACAGTTACGGCCGCATTGGCGGCGTTAACAATCAGCAGCAGCGCGTTTGCACAGGACATGCCTGGAAAAGGCGTTACCGTAGAACCCATTAAGGGCACACCAGCAAACGCATGGTTCCAGCACATGGTTGTTCAGTTGGGGCTTGAGGCACTGGGCTATGAAGTTGACGAAACACGCGAAGCGGATTTCCCTGCATTGCACCTTGCGGTATCATCAGGTGACGCTTCCTATACAGTAAACCACTGGCAGCCACTGCATAACCAATTCTATGACAAATCAGGCGGCGACGCCGTGATGGTGCGCGAACACGCGGTTATCACCGGCGCTGGCCAAGGTTTCTTTATGGACAAGAAAACCGCCGAGGCCAATGGGATCACCAGCATCCAGCAGCTGTCCGACCCTGCGGTTGCAGCGCTGTTCGACAGCAATGGCGACGGCAAAGCAAACCTGTCTGGCTGTAACCCTGGTTGGGGCTGTGAAATCAAAATCGAAGAGCACCTAGACAACCTTGATCTGCGCGACACCGTGCACCACGACCAAGGCAGCTATTTCGCGATCATGGCCGATACGATCACGCGCTATAACGAAGGTGCGCCGATCATCTATTACACATGGACACCAAACTGGATCAGCGACGTTCTGGTGCCCGGTACAGATGTTGTGCAAATCGGTGTACAGGCAGCGGATGCTGCGATGGATGTGGGCTTTGCGATCAACGACGTTTACGTTGTGGCCAACAAAGAGTTTATGGAAGACAACCCAGCTGCTGCTGCGTTCCTGAACAGCGTTGAAATCCCGCTGGGCGCGGTGAATGCGGCGCAGGTTAAACTGCGCGATGGCGAGGACACGCTAGAAGACTTCCGCCGCCACGCCGAGGATTGGGTTGCCGCAAACCAAGCCCAGTTTGATACGTGGGTCTCGGAAGCCGCAAAAGCTGCCAAATAA
- a CDS encoding LysR substrate-binding domain-containing protein produces the protein MANLRKDAHLLRNIVTFQAASRSRNFTKAAAELGVSRVAVSRQIADLEHAIGQTLFSRNHRTVSLTRNGEIFSNAISPALDAIAGALAQQRKSTSDQRLSVTVTSAFATYWLMPRLVDFGASHPEIEVNLVVSDRYLDLEAEGIDVAVRYSPQQQNQSGWVPLMQETILPVYSPNYNAHTSLGSEYDLKDERLLFLSGRYRREARWEHWFAERGIVPTEERSGVSVNTYINMLQAAIEGQGIALAGRPLVDRFLADGSLKTIPDIPALKRGYYNLYRRSGHENARVFCGWIEAQFESAN, from the coding sequence ATGGCAAATCTTAGAAAAGATGCACATTTATTAAGGAACATCGTAACTTTCCAAGCGGCATCTCGCTCTCGGAACTTTACGAAAGCCGCCGCCGAGCTGGGCGTGTCCAGAGTGGCGGTGAGCCGTCAGATCGCTGACCTAGAACATGCAATCGGCCAGACGTTGTTTTCGCGTAACCACCGAACGGTGTCTCTGACCCGAAATGGTGAGATATTTTCGAATGCGATATCTCCTGCACTGGATGCGATCGCAGGAGCATTGGCCCAACAACGAAAAAGCACGTCTGATCAGCGGCTTTCGGTGACGGTTACCTCTGCTTTTGCAACCTATTGGCTCATGCCGCGCCTTGTAGATTTCGGCGCGAGTCATCCTGAAATCGAGGTGAATCTGGTGGTTTCCGATCGGTATCTGGACCTAGAGGCCGAAGGCATTGATGTGGCTGTGCGATACAGCCCCCAACAGCAAAACCAATCTGGTTGGGTGCCGCTGATGCAGGAAACGATCCTTCCCGTCTATAGCCCGAATTACAACGCACATACTTCTTTGGGGTCTGAATACGATCTTAAGGACGAGCGATTGCTGTTTTTATCCGGCAGGTATCGCCGCGAAGCCCGATGGGAGCATTGGTTCGCCGAGCGCGGGATTGTCCCGACCGAAGAGCGATCAGGGGTTTCGGTAAACACCTACATCAACATGCTGCAAGCCGCGATTGAGGGGCAGGGCATTGCCTTGGCGGGGCGGCCTTTGGTGGATAGATTCCTAGCGGATGGATCGCTGAAAACCATCCCTGATATTCCCGCGCTCAAGCGAGGGTATTACAATCTGTATCGTCGGTCGGGCCATGAAAACGCCCGTGTTTTCTGTGGCTGGATCGAGGCGCAGTTTGAGAGTGCCAATTGA